A part of Bacillus thuringiensis genomic DNA contains:
- a CDS encoding YbgA family protein has product MRKFAKPKIVVSKCLEFDACRYNAEMIPDITIRNLQPFVTFIPVCPEVEIGLGIPRETIRIVEENGVNRLVQSSTREDVTKKMEQFSNDFLQTIPDVDGFILKNRSPSCGTRDVKIYSGFEKAPAKGKGAGLFGGAIIKKISHLPIEEEGRLSNFIIREHFFTRLFTIAYYKVIKHNKNMKDLVLFQSDNKYLFMAYNQVKQKELGRIIANHKNETIEVVFENYEKTLYELFMRTPRYTSNVNVCEHIFGYFKTKLKKQEKDHFLNLIQKYMEKKIPLSSLLAILKSWALRFDEKYLLRQTYFEPYPEALVEISDSGKGRDY; this is encoded by the coding sequence ATGCGCAAATTTGCTAAACCGAAAATTGTTGTAAGTAAATGTTTAGAATTTGATGCTTGTCGTTATAATGCAGAGATGATTCCAGATATAACAATACGAAATTTACAGCCATTTGTTACATTTATCCCAGTTTGTCCAGAAGTAGAAATTGGTTTAGGCATTCCTCGCGAAACGATACGAATAGTAGAAGAAAATGGCGTAAATAGACTTGTGCAATCGTCGACGCGTGAAGATGTAACTAAAAAAATGGAGCAGTTTTCAAATGACTTTTTACAAACGATACCCGATGTGGATGGTTTTATTTTAAAGAATCGTTCGCCAAGTTGTGGTACACGTGATGTGAAAATTTATTCTGGTTTTGAAAAAGCGCCAGCAAAAGGAAAGGGAGCTGGCTTATTTGGCGGAGCAATAATAAAAAAAATTTCGCATCTTCCAATTGAAGAAGAAGGAAGATTGTCGAATTTTATTATTAGAGAACATTTCTTTACAAGGTTATTTACAATCGCATATTACAAAGTGATTAAACATAATAAAAATATGAAAGACCTCGTATTGTTTCAGTCGGACAATAAATATTTATTTATGGCATATAATCAGGTGAAACAAAAGGAATTAGGGCGTATTATTGCAAATCACAAAAATGAAACGATTGAAGTTGTATTTGAAAACTATGAGAAGACTTTATATGAATTATTTATGCGTACACCCCGCTATACATCGAATGTAAATGTATGTGAGCATATTTTTGGATACTTTAAAACAAAGCTGAAAAAACAAGAAAAAGATCATTTTTTAAATTTAATACAAAAGTATATGGAAAAGAAAATTCCGCTTAGTAGTTTACTTGCAATTTTAAAATCATGGGCTCTTCGATTTGATGAAAAGTATTTATTAAGACAAACATATTTCGAACCATACCCTGAAGCTTTAGTAGAGATTTCAGATTCGGGAAAAGGCAG